One window of the Mixophyes fleayi isolate aMixFle1 chromosome 6, aMixFle1.hap1, whole genome shotgun sequence genome contains the following:
- the LOC142095308 gene encoding olfactory receptor 5M11-like: MAEYQTDLEVHSNGTEFSMEGLSDIPELQYPVFIIFLFIYFIIIFGNIGIVVVICLNSHLQTPMYMFLMHLSIIDIAYTSNILPKLLNMLITKNNTISFWGCICQMYFFLALACTEVLLLAAMAYDRYVAICHPLHYIVLMSMRQSAGLAAIAWTIGFINSSGHAVLISKLSFCASNVIDHFFCDIIPLLKISCSDTFKVEILNYFGGTLLLASAFMLTLVSYIFIIAAILKIKYTESQRKAFSTCSSHLTCVIMFYGTMICLYMRPTTSYTPKQDKFIALLYAILVPVLNPVIYSLNNQEVKSALVKFWNMFV, encoded by the coding sequence ATGGCCGAGTATCAAACTGATTTGGAAGTTCACTCTAATGGCACTGAGTTTTCAATGGAAGGTTTATCCGATATCCCAGAACTCCAATATCCAGTTTtcataatatttctatttatctACTTCATCATTATTTTTGGAAATATTGGCATCGTGGTGGTTATTTGTTTGAATTCTCATCTCCAGACTCCTATGTACATGTTCTTGATGCATCTCTCAATCATAGACATCGCTTATACTTCAAATATTTTGCCTAAACTATTAAATATGCTCATCACAAAAAATAACACAATCTCATTTTGGGGGTGTATATGTCAGATGTATTTCTTTTTAGCTTTGGCTTGCACTGAAGTCCTCTTGCTTGCAGCCATGGCATATGACCGCTACGTGGCCATCTGTCACCCGCTGCATTACATCGTTCTTATGAGCATGAGACAATCTGCTGGCCTTGCAGCTATTGCATGGACTATAGGGTTTATTAACTCTAGTGGTCATGCTGTCCTTATATCTAAACTGTCCTTTTGTGCCTCCAATGTCATTGACCACTTTTTCTGTGATATTATTCCACTGCTAAAGATCTCCTGCAGCGATACATTTAAGGTGGAGATCttaaattattttggagggacTCTACTATTAGCTAGTGCATTTATGCTTACGTTAGTGTCTTATATATTTATCATAGCTGCAATTCTAAAGATAAAATATACAGAAAGTCAGCGTAAAGCATTTTCTACTTGCTCTTCCCACCTAACCTGCGTCATTATGTTTTACGGGACAATGATCTGTTTGTACATGAGGCCCACAACAAGCTATACCCCAAAGCAAGACAAGTTTATTGCTCTTCTATATGCTATACTGGTCCCTGTTCTCAATCCTGTAATCTACAGCCTCAATAATCAAGAAGTTAAGAGTGCCTTGGTGAAATTTTGGAACatgtttgtttaa